From a region of the Janthinobacterium sp. 61 genome:
- a CDS encoding aminotransferase class V-fold PLP-dependent enzyme, whose product MKEIYLDSNATTCVLPAAVAAARQAMEQGYGNPSSTHATGLQAKAMMDGVRQRASRLLGVGDGRLMFNSGATEGIQTAVLSALCALRERRDAGKRIGSLLLYGATEHKAVPESLAHWNRLLGLNLEVRKLPVDAQGRHDLQALDALIGDTAMLCTMAANNETGVISDLSAIAQLLQDRGADAYWMVDCVQALGKLKLNLAATRIDYAPFSGHKLYAPKGIGMLYVRAGAPFTPLMMGGGQEAGLRSGTENMAGIAALGAVLAALEDSKTFRSHAELATFREQLVASLEHAFPGIVFNMPFDLALPTTLNFSVPGLSSKELLDLFDAARVRVSSGSACSAAKALPSYVLEAMHVPQWRASSAIRLSFGPLIDAATVASACARIERCGEALRSSCLLPSALAPSPQDGVIQLSVDGQCTWLLSDAASASCVVIDPAAELVPRLAAFIRCQHLALRAIVHTAAPADHGVARLALLQELAIEQVGRFDIDGGLALGQQRLRQIECGETHVYLLGQRFAFIGNLAPDALTPLLEAALVTPDTVLCGSRDDGDICSTVRAVREGIVAAADRQLDAAALPGFLRQHPDAILVDVREAYEHAACAGTVFEGCAVHSVPLSRLAGQVAAWLQQPQRPLIFFCRSGNRSARAAACLRRLGHAAAWQLNGGMAMAEATRLPLAIAA is encoded by the coding sequence ATGAAAGAAATCTACCTCGACAGCAATGCCACTACCTGCGTGCTGCCCGCCGCCGTTGCCGCCGCCCGGCAAGCGATGGAGCAGGGCTATGGCAATCCCAGCAGCACCCATGCCACGGGTTTGCAGGCCAAGGCCATGATGGATGGCGTACGCCAGCGCGCCAGCCGCTTGCTGGGCGTGGGTGACGGCCGCTTGATGTTTAATAGCGGCGCCACCGAAGGCATTCAGACGGCCGTGCTGTCGGCCCTGTGCGCGCTGCGCGAACGCCGCGATGCGGGCAAGCGCATCGGCAGTCTGCTGCTGTATGGCGCGACCGAGCACAAGGCCGTGCCGGAAAGCCTGGCGCACTGGAACCGTTTATTGGGCCTGAACCTGGAAGTGCGCAAGCTGCCTGTCGACGCGCAGGGACGCCACGATCTGCAGGCGCTCGATGCGCTGATCGGCGATACGGCCATGCTGTGCACGATGGCAGCCAACAATGAAACGGGCGTCATCAGCGATTTGTCCGCCATCGCCCAGCTGCTGCAGGACCGCGGTGCGGACGCCTACTGGATGGTCGATTGCGTACAGGCGCTGGGCAAGCTGAAATTGAACCTGGCCGCCACGCGCATCGACTACGCGCCGTTCTCTGGTCACAAGCTGTATGCGCCCAAGGGTATCGGCATGCTGTACGTGCGCGCCGGTGCGCCATTTACACCGTTGATGATGGGCGGCGGCCAGGAAGCTGGCCTGCGCTCGGGCACGGAGAACATGGCCGGCATCGCTGCCTTGGGCGCCGTGCTGGCCGCCCTGGAGGATAGCAAGACTTTCCGCAGCCACGCGGAACTGGCTACTTTTCGAGAGCAGCTGGTGGCCAGCCTGGAGCACGCATTTCCCGGCATCGTGTTCAATATGCCGTTTGACTTGGCGCTGCCGACGACGCTCAATTTTTCCGTGCCTGGCTTGTCCTCAAAAGAGCTGCTGGACCTGTTCGACGCGGCGCGCGTGCGCGTCAGCTCGGGCAGCGCCTGTTCCGCCGCCAAGGCCCTGCCCAGTTATGTACTGGAAGCGATGCATGTGCCGCAATGGCGTGCCAGCTCGGCCATCCGTTTGTCGTTCGGCCCCCTGATTGACGCGGCAACCGTCGCATCCGCCTGCGCGCGCATTGAACGCTGCGGCGAGGCGCTGCGCAGCAGCTGTCTGTTGCCGTCGGCCCTGGCGCCATCGCCGCAGGACGGGGTGATCCAGCTGAGCGTGGACGGCCAATGCACCTGGCTGCTCAGCGACGCCGCCAGCGCCAGTTGTGTCGTCATTGATCCCGCCGCCGAACTCGTGCCGCGCCTGGCCGCTTTTATCCGCTGCCAGCACCTGGCCTTGCGCGCAATCGTGCACACGGCGGCTCCAGCCGACCACGGCGTGGCGCGCCTGGCGCTGCTGCAGGAACTCGCCATTGAACAGGTGGGGCGTTTCGATATCGACGGTGGGCTGGCACTGGGCCAGCAGCGCCTGCGCCAGATCGAGTGCGGTGAGACGCATGTTTACTTGCTGGGGCAGCGCTTCGCCTTTATCGGCAATCTGGCGCCCGACGCGCTGACGCCCTTGCTGGAGGCGGCGCTGGTGACGCCAGACACCGTACTGTGCGGCTCACGCGACGACGGCGACATCTGCAGCACCGTACGCGCGGTGCGGGAAGGCATCGTGGCGGCTGCCGACCGGCAGCTCGATGCGGCCGCTTTGCCCGGCTTCCTGCGCCAGCATCCCGACGCCATCCTCGTCGACGTGCGCGAAGCATATGAACATGCGGCCTGCGCCGGCACGGTGTTCGAGGGCTGTGCCGTGCACAGCGTACCGCTGAGTCGCCTGGCAGGGCAGGTGGCCGCCTGGCTGCAGCAGCCACAGCGCCCCCTGATCTTTTTCTGCCGCAGCGGCAACCGCAGCGCGCGCGCAGCCGCCTGTCTGCGCCGTCTGGGCCATGCTGCGGCATGGCAACTCAACGGCGGCATGGCGATGGCGGAAGCGACACGTCTCCCGCTAGCCATCGCGGCCTGA